GAAAAACGTGCACAGCTGCCGGACTGATGATGGCTCAGagagcaaggagagagagagagagaggaaatgacACGTACTTGAAGCCTGGCGCCATGTTGGCACAACTCCCCGTCCGAAGCCAGATGCAGTATGGGTCACGAGAGGCGAGGCACGTTctggagagagacacagacagacagggacagacagaaagacagagagagacagagagacaaagagacggacacagacagacagggacagacagaaagacagagagagacagagagacaaagagacggacacagacagacagggacagacagaaagacagagagagacagagagacaaagagacggacacagacagacagggacagacagggacagacagaaagacagagagagacacggacacagagagacggacacagacagacagagagagacggggagacagagagagacagagagacaaagagacggacacagacagacagggagacagggagagacagggaCAAACACATTGTCAAAAACATTACCACATCATAAAATCAATAACTAATGAAAAACatattgtacacacacagacacacacacacacacacacagacacacacacacaccttttacaGGCTCCGTGTTGGCTGCAGCGGCTGAGCGGCATCCTGATGACGCAGCTGCTGAACGCCAcgaacaatgcatgatggtCCTTATCCAGCTCCAGGCCCAGGactctcctgtcctcctgtccctgaACGTTacacctgcacagacagaggcagctcGTCAGGGCGTGAACGTGGACTCGCGTGCTGCAGGACGGTAAGCCGGCGTCTCACTTGGTCGGGTTGTAGACGTCGCTGTCCTCCAGCAGTCTGGAGCCGAAGCTGTCGTTCGGGTGCATGCTGGCCAGAACCTTCAGGACCCGACCGTCGTCCGACCCCAGGAACATGACGGTGCGGTCCTTGTAGGGCCCGGCTGAAACATCCACCACAATCTGGGTGAGCTTGGACCTAAAGGTGGAGACAACCCTGGTCAGAATGTTCATAGGTCTCAACGCAGACAGCACAGGGACCCCCCGCCTCAGGGTTACTGATGTTCTGTGCCTTCTGTGGACAGCCGCCTGGTTCTCCGGGTCGGTCCGTCCACAGTGCAGCTTCACTGAATGGAATGAGTCTCATTCTGAGCTGCTGATTAGAATCCATCAGAAGCTCATTTCAAACCTGCAGACGTGGATTAAAGAAGGTCAGAGATGCTCCGAGACAGAACTTCCTGCAAGCGGCGACTAATCAGAGCTGAGACCCATGATTACCCCCGCGGCCTCGGGTCGGGGCGGTGCATTCACTGCCTCTCAGAGCTGCAGTCATTTCAAAACACTCACGTTCCCCTCTGGACCTCAGGGGTCTTTATTAATACAGACCGTCAGGAGGCCGACACTGATCTGAGAAAACtaaactctgtgtgtctgtgtctctgtgtgtgtgtgtgtgtctctgtgtgtgtgtgtgtgtgtgtctctgtgtgtgtctctgtgtgtctctctgtgtgtgtctgtgtgtgtgtgtgtgtgtgtgtgtgtgtgtctctgtgtgtctctctgtgtgtgtctgtctgtctgtgtgtgtgtgtgtgtgtgtgtgtgtgtctctgtgtgtgtctctgtgtgtctctctgtgtgtgtctgtctgtctgtgtgtgtgtgtgtgtgtgtgtgtgtgtgtctctgtgtgtgtctctctgtctctgtgtgtgtctgtctgtgtgtgtgtctgtgtgtgtctgtgtgtgtctctctgtctgtgtgtgtgtctctgtgtgtgtgtgtgtgtgtgtctgtctgtgtgtgtctctatctgtgtgtgtgtgtgtctgtctgtgtgtgtctttgtctgtctgtgtgtgtgtctctctgtgtgtctctgtctgtgtgtgtctctctgtccatctgtgtgtgtctgtctgtgtgtgtctctctgtgtgtgtgtgtgtctttgtctgtctgtgtgtgtctctctgtctgtgtgtgtgtctgtctgtgtgtctctctctgtgtgtgtctctctgtctgtctgtgtgtgtctgtctctctctctctctgtgtgtctgtctgtgtgtgtgtctgtctgtgtgtgtctctctctgtgtgtgtctgtctgtgtgtgcagtaccTGCTGGACGTCCTGGTGAAGCACGGTCGGCCGTTGATGGAGGGAACCGCCTCGTCCATCAGAGGATAGGACTTGATGAAGGTCAGCACCTCGTCTGGGAACTGGGTGGAGGACTTGTACTCTGAGGCCGGACCGTCGCCGGCACACGTACCGGGTCTTTAAGAAGACGAAGCatcaggtcagtgtgtgtcctgcaCAGACGCCGACCTGGACTCGCCTGCTCCACACTCACCTGGGTCTGGGAACCTGCTCGTCAGGTACTGGGGTCCAGGACGAGTCGCCGGTCCGCTGCTCCTTGAACTTCCCGTTGAAGACTTTCTCGATGTCGTCCATGTAGAAGGCGCAGACCGCAGAGCCGGGAATACTGAAGGAACACACACGTCAGTCCCTGTCAGAGGCGTCCGCTCCCACAGACAGCCTCACACGTACCTGTTGGCCTGTGTGGTGAAGGCGCCGACCACGGCGGGCCTCTGGTTGATCTGCAGCACGTTGGTGAGGGACTGCAGGATGTCGAAGTAGAAGAAGGAGTCTCCAGGAACCGAACAGTTCAGCCGGGCCTGCACACAGAGACGGCAGGTGAGACGGGTTATTCTACTGAAGCTGCTCAGGAAGAGTCGGTGAGACGTCACCTTCAGGAAGGAAGTCCAGTATCTGTCCAGAACCCTGGGAGATCCTCCATTATCGTTCTTACACACCCGGGCCACCCGAGAGAACACCACCTGACACACAACAGAGGAGCCACACAGAACCCAGGTCAGCAGGGCTGTTCAGGGGTCGCCATggcgacacagacacacacacacacacacacacacacagacacacacagacagacacacacagacacacacacacagacagacaaaaacagacagagacacacacagacacatagagacacacagacacacacagacacatagagacacacacaaacagacacacagacacagacagacacacacagacacacacacacacacagacagacacacacacacagacagacacacacacacagacagacacacacagacagacagacagacagacacacacacacacacagacacacacacacagacacagacagacacacacaaacagacacacacacacagacagacacacacagacagacagacagacacacacacacagacacagacagacacacacgcacacagagacacagacacacacacacacacacacacacggagagacacacacagacacagacagacacagacagagacacacacagacacacacacacagacacacacagacacacacagacagacacacacacacagacagacacacacacacacacacacagacacacacacacagacagacaaaaacagacagagacacacacacagacacacacacagacacatagagacacacagacacacacagacacaaacagacagagacagacacacacagacacatagagacacacacacacagacacacacagacacaaacagacagagacacatagagacacacacacacagacacacacgcacagacacacgccgacacaaacagacagagacacacagacagagacacacatacacacacagacacacatacacagacacacacacagacacagacagacacacagacacagacacacacacagagacacacacacacacacacagacagaccccagGTCAGCAGGGTTTTTCAGGGGTCGCCActgcgacacacacagacacacacactcacacagacagacacacacagtggtacctTGCCCAGGGTGGTGTACTCCACTGCAATCTCACTCAGGAAGAAGTAGACGTAGTTGCCGTAGTCGATGGCGTGCAGGAAGTGTggctctgcagagagaggaggagatgaaggtgatggtgacgatgatgatgatgatgatgatgaaggtgatggtGACGATGATGGTGCAGTGATCTTAAAGCTCACCCACCTCTGAGCCACTTGGAGTCATACTTGACGGTCCTGAGGACAGGCCGGCCGTCTCCCAGGCTCCTGTAGATGACGGCGTCGCTGGCCAGGAAGTCTGTCATGGTGGCCGAGTAGAAATCTCCACCTGAGGAACAGGTCAGAGTGGCGCTCTGTGGTTTCCACGTGGGGAGCTGCTTGTTGATTTGCTGCACAGTGGACGACTGATTAAAGACTAACCTGCGAACAGTCCGACGTTGGACTGACCGGACTCAAAGGGACAGCGAGCCTGACCGaccacctcctcccccacctgctccagtgatgtcatctgacaggaagagaaataaaagaaaatttcACTGTCACTGAGGCTACGCTGGCTAAATCGCTAACACAggccgtctctctctctgtttcccatTCTGTCTCTGCCTCGCTCGCCCATCATCAGACTCAGGTCTGTCTGAGGGACAGGAGGGggacacacggagacacacagTGTTGACACAGAGGTGTCATGTCACTGGAGGATCAGAGAGGCGTCTGATGAAAAGtatgattaaagggttaaactgacttcctgctttatttcctgctgtcactcataAGAAGAGAGCAGGCGGCGCCGCGCGTCTCCTTTTACATCCGAGCGCCCCTCATCTTCAGgtaaacatgttgtttttcccCGCCGCTACTAAACGGGGTCATcgcctgtcaatcaaacctCCAACACCAGCACGCCAGATTGACAGCCGAGGCGCTGAAGGTGCTGCGTTAGTACccgtcaaaataaaagcctccgtCTCATTAACCAACAGATGAAGGTTATAAACTGT
This region of Parambassis ranga chromosome 2, fParRan2.1, whole genome shotgun sequence genomic DNA includes:
- the LOC114448680 gene encoding semaphorin-6D-like isoform X3 is translated as MADRLSPWKRLLLLMASFFLSESTSTTRFPKDLEAINVVSSEQSFQYPSFQGLLQDNDTLRLGLDFQRMLRINHVLYIAARDHVFAVNLTVASEHFIPQLKLTWKSKDVSKCTVRGKNSDECYNYVKVLVPRNDETLFACGTNAFNPTCRNYRMTSLEQVGEEVVGQARCPFESGQSNVGLFAGGDFYSATMTDFLASDAVIYRSLGDGRPVLRTVKYDSKWLREPHFLHAIDYGNYVYFFLSEIAVEYTTLGKVVFSRVARVCKNDNGGSPRVLDRYWTSFLKARLNCSVPGDSFFYFDILQSLTNVLQINQRPAVVGAFTTQANSIPGSAVCAFYMDDIEKVFNGKFKEQRTGDSSWTPVPDEQVPRPRPGTCAGDGPASEYKSSTQFPDEVLTFIKSYPLMDEAVPSINGRPCFTRTSSRSKLTQIVVDVSAGPYKDRTVMFLGSDDGRVLKVLASMHPNDSFGSRLLEDSDVYNPTKCNVQGQEDRRVLGLELDKDHHALFVAFSSCVIRMPLSRCSQHGACKRTCLASRDPYCIWLRTGSCANMAPGFKAGFEQDIEGDHSLHTDSCHADVLATMQNQDSAADSSYGVRRLPDMDQRAAANVHYTLLVACVLVAFFLGAILSGFLVSCYCSRSAAQRAGRLGKDPEASLPHALSLRSLAKLSGLLDSQPKEDKLDMSTPKMYSSFIPNGQAEPHLQSPAHQGLSLGDPELSLSQLSASHLLRPEILPSP